Proteins encoded in a region of the Podarcis muralis chromosome 2, rPodMur119.hap1.1, whole genome shotgun sequence genome:
- the GLT8D1 gene encoding glycosyltransferase 8 domain-containing protein 1: MTFRKVNIFILVLAVVIFLLVLHHNILGLSDLLKRELSDSSPLGLQPIDFIPEAPQRLTEDWNDKEIPVVITASDDRLGGVIAAVNSIQQNTKSNVAFHIVTLNDTVDHLRSWLSKTSLKNVKYQILDFDPRMLDGKVQVKSEMPDSIKPLTFARFYLPNWVPNAEKAIYLDDDVVVQDDIFELYNTPLQQGHAAAFSDDCDSTSNKFAVRGAGNQYNYIGFLDYKKEAIRKLSMKASTCSFNPGVFVANLTEWKRQNITQQLEKWMALNVVEEIYSRTLAGSITTPPLLIAFYKRHSNLDPMWNVRHLGSSAGKRYSPQFVKAAKLLHWNGHFKPWGRTASYADVWEKWYIPDPSGKFNLIRRHTDTYEAK, encoded by the exons ATGACGTTCAGAAAAG taaacattttcattTTGGTGCTTGCTGTTGTTATATTTTTGCTAGTGTTGCATCACAACATATTGGGTCTCAGCGATCTCTTGAAAAGGGAATTATCAG ATTCAAGTCCATTAGGCCTCCAACCGATAGATTTTATACCTGAGGCACCTCAAAGGTTAACAGAGGACTGGAATGACAAGGAGATTCCTGTGGTCATTACAGCATCTGATGATAGGCTTGGTGGGGTAATTGCAGCTGTGAACAGTATTCAGCAGAACACCAAGTCCAATGTGGCCTTCCATATTGTCACCTTGAATGACACAGTGGACCATCTGAG ATCATGGCTTAGTAAAACTAGTCTGAAAAATGTGAAATACCAAATACTGGATTTTGACCCTCGTATGCTGGATGGAAAAGTGCAGGTTAAGTCTGAAATGCCAGACTCGATTAAACCT CTAACCTTTGCAAGATTCTATCTGCCTAATTGGGTCCCTAATGCAGAAAAGGCCATTTACTTGGATGATGATGTGGTTGTTCAAG ATGATATCTTTGAACTTTACAACACTCCACTGCAACAGGGTCATGCAGCTGCATTCTCAGATGACTGCGACTCTACCTCAAATAAGTTTGCAGTTCGTGGAGCAGGAAACCAG TACAATTACATTGGATTTCTCGATTATAAAAAAGAAGCAATTCGGAAGCTGTCCATGAAAGCAAGTACCTGCTCTTTCAATCCGGGCGTCTTTGTTGCAAATCTAACTGAATGGAAACGACAGAACATCACTCAGCAACTGGAGAAATGGATGGCGCTTAATGTTGT AGAGGAAATATACAGTCGGACTCTTGCAGGCAGTATCACTACACCCCCTCTGCTCATTGCATTTTACAAGAGACATTCAAACCTTGATCCTATGTGGAATGTGCGCCACCTTG GTTCGAGTGCTGGCAAAAGATACTCTCCACAGTTTGTGAAAGCTGCCAAACTACTCCATTGGAATGGACACTTCAAACCCTGGGGAAGGACCGCATCCTACGCAGATGTTTGGGAAAAATGGTACATTCCTGACCCTAGTGGCAAATTCAACTTGATTCGGAGGCACACTGACACTTACGAGGCAAAATAA
- the SPCS1 gene encoding signal peptidase complex subunit 1, whose translation MRRGKKAAIPVSSVAPALRRRASSSEDPEAPFAAAASCSLGSSASQGDPLLLPESKGTPGWAKEPRLPGADSASSPVVQPETSEPPLPREKVYDGCGAQDVALQADIMFGVFRSIPTQMDYKGQKLAEQIFQGIILFSAVIGFIYGYITEQFGWTVYIVMAGFALSCLLTLPPWPIYRRNPLKWLPVQESAIDDKKPADRKVKRHTKN comes from the exons ATGAGGCGGGGCAAGAAAGCGGCAATTCCGGTGAGCTCTGTGGCCCCCGCCTTACGGCGCAGAGCCTCCTCGTCTGAGGATCCGGAAGCGCCttttgccgccgccgcctcctgctcGCTGGGCTCTTCCGCTTCGCAGGGCGACCCTCTTCTGCTGCCCGAGAGCAAGGGGACCCCCGGCTGGGCGAAGGAACCCCGCCTGCCCGGCGCGGACTCGGCCTCCTCGCCTGTGGTGCAGCCCGAAACCAGCGAGCCTCCTTTGCCCCGGGAGAAAGTCTACGACGGCTGCGGAGCGCAAGACGTGGCCTTGCAGGCAGACATCATGTTCGGCGTATTCCGATCCATCCCGACACAGATG GACTATAAAGGCCAAAAACTAGCAGAGCAGATTTTTCAGGGAATCATTCTTTTCTCTGCT GTAATTGGCTTTATTTATGGGTACATCACTGAACAGTTTGGCTGGACAGTTTACATTGTAATGGCTGGATTTGCTTTATCATGCTTG CTCACACTTCCTCCATGGCCCATTTACCGTCGCAATCCTCTGAAGTGGCTACCTGTCCAGGAATCGGCAATAGATGATAAGAAGCCAGCAGACAGAAAAGTAAAAAGGCACACTAAAAATTGA
- the GNL3 gene encoding guanine nucleotide-binding protein-like 3, translated as MRRPKLKKASKRMTCHKRFKIQKKVREHNRKVRKEAKKRGHKKPKKDLGVPNAAPFKEQVLREAEQRKQRREELKKQQKLDRQKGLEKKRKQEANKKDAAKVKLSEKKSAAKQKAKASRQAEKKSPKFSCKELRKVIEASDVVLEVLDARDPLGSRCPQVEQLVSQMEGEKKILLVLNKIDLIPKENLEKWLDYLNQELPTIAFKSAMQQKDKTVQQKKHTKRRSAYIDLSRSSLCFGSECLLKLLREHSVTKERVIQVGVVGFPNTGKSSIINSLKEVRACDVGPVRGLTKCLQIVHINKQIKMLDSPCIIAAPSNSALALALRSTADIDAENLVGSVGAILKHCSKQKIMLHYNVPDYRNSLEFLTLLAQKRGMLKKGGLADTESAAKLFLYDWTGAKVSYYSRPPPAWTLSPHLSREIVAAAQQAFNLQDLEEDNKSTIKGSKYPNEASSIAFQSLGFTEGIIEESELPEEVVDLEKTEANEDEEELTEGEDEEEDEIESDIEEESNRTASGKTTSEELKANNADLGKLPTGKQLNTEKTGDLDDAYDFNTDYM; from the exons ATGAGGCGACCCA AGTTGAAGAAAGCTAGTAAGCGTATGACCTGCCACAAACGgtttaaaatacagaaaaag GTGCGAGAACACAACAGAAAAGTCCGGAAGGAAGCCAAGAAACGTGGGCACAAAAAGCCAAAGAAAGATCTCGGAGTTCCCAATGCAGCACCTTTCAAGGAGCAGGTTCTTCgggaagcagaacaaaggaaacaaagg CGTGAAGAACTAAAGAAACAACAGAAGCTTGATCGGCAAAAGGGGCTAGAAAAGAAACGCAAACAAGAAGCTAATAAAAAGGATGCTGCTAAAGTGAAGCTTTCTGAAAAG AAATCAGCagctaaacaaaaagcaaaggcaAGCCGGCAGGCAGAGAAAAAGTCACCGAAATTCTCTTGCAAGGAGCTTAGAAAG GTGATTGAAGCTTCTGATGTAGTGCTGGAAGTTTTAGATGCTAGAGACCCTCTAGGCAGCAGGTGCCCACAGGTGGAGCAACTTGTTAGTCAgatggaaggagagaaaaaaatactgctggttttaaataaaattg ACCTAATACCGAAAGAGAACTTGGAGAAATGGCTGGATTATTTAAACCAGGAACTGCCAACCATTGCTTTTAAGTCTGCGATGCAGCAAAAAGACAAAACTGTG CAACAGAAGAAGCACACAAAAAGACGTAGTGCATATATTGATTTATCGAGATCCAGCTTATGTTTTGGGAGTGAGTGCCTGCTAAAACTCCTTCGGGAGCACAGTGTAACTAAAGAGAGAGTTATTCAGGTTGGTGTGGTGG GTTTTCCTAACACAGGGAAAAGCAGCATAATCAATAGTCTGAAAGAGGTGCGTGCCTGCGACGTGGGACCAGTCAGAGGCCTCACTAA GTGTCTACAAATAGTTCACATCAACAAACAGATCAAGATGTTAGATAGTCCATGTATCATTGCAGCGCCTTCCAACTCTGCTCTTGCGTTGGCACTGAGAAGTACTGCAGACATTGATGCTGAAAACTTAGTAGGTTCAGTAGGTGCTATTCTGAAGCATTGCAGCAAGCAGAAG attaTGCTGCACTACAACGTCCCAGACTACAGAAACTCTCTGGAGTTCTTAACTCTGCTTGCTCAGAAGAGAGGAATGCTGAAGAAAGGAGGTCTTGCTGATACAGAAAGTGCGGCCAAACTATTTCTGTACGATTGGACAGG GGCCAAAGTGAGTTACTATTCACGGCCTCCTCCAGCATGGACTCTGTCGCCACACCTTTCCCGTGAAATTGTAGCAGCAGCACAACAGGCTTTTAATCTTCAGGATCTGGAAGAAGATAACAAAAGTACCATAAAAG GTAGCAAATATCCTAATGAGGCAAGCAGCATTGCCTTTCAATCCCTTGGCTTCACTGAGGGCATAATAGAAGAGAGTGAACTGCCAGAGGAAGTAGTGGACTTGGAGAAGACAGAAGCGAATGAAGATGAGGAGGAATTAACCGAAGgagaagatgaagaggaggatGAAATAGAAAGTGATATTGAAGAG GAAAGCAACAGAACAGCAAGCGGCAAAACAACCTCTGAAGAGCTAAAAGCAAATAATGCAGACTTGGGGAAGTTACCTACAG gTAAGCAACTCAACACAGAGAAGACTGGTGACCTGGATGATGCATATGACTTCAATACAGATTATATGTGA